One genomic region from Yarrowia lipolytica chromosome 1C, complete sequence encodes:
- a CDS encoding uncharacterized protein (Compare to YALI0C17633g, no similarity), translating to MADNLVNSSLLASCPGREHRSSQLTAPKRRGVQGEVQCEGGVQCQRGVQNETKVGTNSQVAKPQKDNRESASIVGPSLPTARAPFPRSFQNALLMRSQEHNRYTERQSRTKTNAHHRAYHSLPFLDPPPRLSPWACTSMQIGPANHKCQTLQVVSTSQEHSIPQASQPVASNGRLPVSDGPFFEHSSIMSRVLSLRERIRVYGEQG from the coding sequence ATGGCTGATAATCTCGTAAACTCCAGTCTTCTAGCTAGTTGTCCTGGTCGAGAGCATAGATCATCGCAACTAACGGCTCCGAAGCGAcgaggagttcaaggagaagttcaatgtgaaggaggagtccaaTGTCAAAGAGGAGTTCAAAATGAAACCAAAGTAGGGACAAATTCGCAAGTGGCAAAGCCACAAAAGGACAACCGCGAGTCTGCTTCAATCGTCGGACCATCTCTTCCAACTGCGAGAGCTCCATTCCCTCGGTCTTTCCAAAACGCATTGCTCATGAGATCGCAAGAGCACAACAGGTACACAGAAAGACAGTCGAGAACTAAAACAAATGCTCACCATAGGGCCTACCACAGCCTTCCATTTCTAGACCCTCCTCCAAGGTTGAGTCCATGGGCCTGCACTTCAATGCAAATAGGACCAGCCAACCACAAGTGTCAAACCCTCCAAGTTGTCAGTACTAGCCAAGAGCATTCAATTCCACAAGCTAGCCAACCAGTCGCAAGTAACGGACGATTACCTGTATCAGACGGCCCGTTTTTCGAGCACAGTAGCATCATGTCGAGGGTTCTGAGCTTAAGAGAGCGTATCAGAGTGTATGGAGAGCAAGGGTGA
- a CDS encoding uncharacterized protein (Compare to YALI0C17655g, similar to uniprot|Q6C6E5 Yarrowia lipolytica YALI0E10153g) has translation MRRITVAVRTVCMGPRPRYDYKALVLSIKMPGVSSLPPGRAFNGLQAPQRGLQFPVDSLMAKEPTFLHLVQEVIEQPMREGEKNLKGALRKLQMQKLRVLARIKQLNLGLEEQVRKVAANRLIDHSSLLKFLETCSMGDGGDAQLSLSTTMLLSQQMVADGEFELVADFLANQFSFGDILKLGGQIIADGGPKIKQKQVVTAFELCRAFDKHGFAQQLARGLWIGEMNRGIQFCLGLDDCATEQQLQDFLYHNDRINYRLSRYNSGAFILDDALKPYEKMRLLEKYVQLGNTEILRNLFFNQAAEKHHEWIHVCIERVVQMAISDPRLLGVVKVVLEKKKDLPVWCTARITALVTDQKSLRGLWARYSAQYSHLVEDETAKQNMVAFLEKAVALGDIYSASKITKVLGENTPIPLVKQYLHLLFGNRLHKRESNKFDLITRLLDANSSDPSGVMKAVGAVWPHKRYHMSEVLLWDLIRAFEASKLTHWSELLEEHFARAIFTRPPVEKVEYYFLPKVSVRAIWLCIQTELTKAMHAKKGDVDRSGSLQLITIALMAIRMKSSRTRFQRREISKAEKEGPEEENRQQPDTSMVISNPYSDLDLSLLPPRAQLERLRVPSEYLEIRDMDMLLLQQIGKQVKPF, from the coding sequence ATGAGACGGATCACCGTGGCCGTTCGTACCGTGTGTATGGGCCCTCGGCCCCGGTATGACTACAAAGCATTGGTTTTATCGATAAAGATGCCCGGGGTGTCCAGTTTGCCGCCTGGTAGGGCATTTAATGGTCTTCAGGCGCCTCAGAGAGGGCTGCAATTCCCGGTGGACTCTCTCATGGCCAAAGAGCCGACTTTTTTGCATTTAGTTCAGGAGGTGATTGAACAGCCGATGCGGGAGGGCGAAAAGAATCTCAAGGGCGCGTTACGCAAGCTGCAGATGCAAAAGCTGCGTGTTCTGGCCCGGATCAAACAGCTGAACCtggggttggaggagcaggtGAGAAAGGTGGCGGCTAACAGACTCATAGATCATTCCAGCCTGCTGAAGTTCTTGGAAACGTGTTCTATGGGcgatggaggagatgcgCAGCTATCGCTGTCTACAACTATGTTACTGAGTCAACAGATGGTGGCTGATGGGGAATTCGAGCTGGTGGCCGACTTTCTAGCCAACCAGTTCTCGTTCGgagacattctcaagctgGGGGGCCAGATTATTGCCGACGGAGGGCCTAAAATCAAACAGAAGCAAGTGGTCACGGCATTCGAGCTGTGCAGGGCGTTCGATAAGCATGGGTTTGCCCAACAACTGGCCCGAGGGCTATGGATCGGAGAGATGAACCGAGGAATACAGTTTTGTCTGGGGCTGGATGACTGTGCGACAGAACAACAGCTTCAAGATTTTCTGTACCACAATGACCGGATCAACTACCGCTTGTCCAGGTACAATAGTGGGGCATTCATATTGGACGACGCCCTTAAGCCCTATGAGAAGAtgaggctgctggaaaagtACGTGCAATTGGGAAACACGGAAATTCTGCGCAACTTGTTTTTCAACCAGGCTGCGGAAAAACACCATGAATGGATCCATGTATGCATCGAGAGGGTGGTTCAAATGGCTATCAGTGACCCTCGACTTTTAGGAGTTGTCAAGGTCGttttggagaagaagaaggacctTCCAGTATGGTGTACTGCTAGAATAACGGCTCTAGTGACCGACCAGAAGTCTCTCCGAGGTCTCTGGGCGAGATACAGTGCCCAATACTCCCATTTGGTTGAAGATGAGACCGCCAAACAGAACATGGTCGCGTttctggagaaggctgTGGCTTTGGGAGACATTTATTCGGCCAGCAAAATTACCAAGGTGCTTGGAGAGAACACTCCAATTCCGCTAGTTAAGCAGTACCTGCACTTGCTGTTTGGCAACCGTCTACACAAGCGTGAATCTAACAAGTTTGATCTGATTACTCGCCTTTTGGATGCCAATTCGAGCGATCCTTCGGGGGTAATGAAAGCCGTGGGTGCAGTGTGGCCTCATAAACGGTACCATATGTCGGAGGTGCTTCTATGGGACCTGATACGTGCCTTTGAGGCCAGTAAGCTGACCCATTGGTCTGAGCTTCTAGAGGAACATTTTGCTCGGGCTATTTTTACTCGTCCTCCAGTCGAAAAGGTTGAGTACTACTTCTTACCCAAGGTTTCTGTGAGAGCCATCTGGCTGTGTATTCAGACAGAACTGACTAAAGCCATGCATGCTAAGAAGGGTGATGTGGATCGAAGCGGAAGTCTGCAGTTGATCACTATTGCTCTTATGGCTATCAGAATGAAGTCCAGCAGGACGCGGTTCCAACGGCGCGAGATCTCGAAAGCTGAGAAAGAGGGACCCGAAGAAGAGAACCGTCAACAGCCAGACACCAGTATGGTCATTTCCAACCCCTACTCTGACCTCGATTTGAGTCTACTGCCTCCTCGGGCTCAGCTCGAACGGCTTCGGGTCCCCAGTGAGTATCTGGAGATTCGGGATATGGACATGCTCTTACTACAGCAAATTGGCAAACAAGTGAAGCCATTTTAA
- a CDS encoding uncharacterized protein (Compare to YALI0C17831g, similar to uniprot|Q08220 Saccharomyces cerevisiae YOL049w GSH2 Glutathione synthetase, similar to Saccharomyces cerevisiae GSH2 (YOL049W); ancestral locus Anc_7.82), which translates to MTFQEKIKEYPVTLPASQGPLLKSVQDWAFSNGLTMLTDDPATAVHAPVTLHPSPFPRSVFDESIEAQRGFNTLYSKISSFTNNNWLDKIIDKLAPSDPDFTGKLWETHKLSLVDGKPIQPLTLGLFRSDYMIDQKDGNLTPKQVEFNTVSVSFGGLTSKVADLHRYLAATGAYGDDAKFDLDDIPRSNSISELANGLAQAHKAYVAQNGAQKSKTAVLAVVEKHEKNAIDQRHLEYQLWDNHGIVTHRVSMLEATKVTEIRDLDGVSRLYYNDAEVSVVYFREGYSPDHFPTQAHWDARLYLEKNRAIKCPSVYTQLAGAKKVQQILTDKSELLKFVSEKDIGPLVNTFVEILPLGEDSEGGKRAEQLARTEPERFVLKPQREGGGNNIYKQDIPGFLEKLPKNEWSAYILMELINPPVIQNHILRKGELFTGDTLSELGVFGTVLWNSENGEILHNDTTGWLLRTKLESSNEGGVAAGFGCIDGVYLVD; encoded by the coding sequence ATGACGTTCCAAGAGAAAATCAAAGAGTATCCCGTGACTCTGCCTGCTAGCCAGGGGCCACTGCTCAAGTCTGTGCAGGATTGGGCGTTCAGCAACGGTCTTACCATGCTCACTGACGATCCTGCTACTGCTGTCCATGCTCCAGTCACCCTCCACCCCTCTCCATTCCCCCGATCTGTGTTCGACGAGAGCATTGAGGCCCAGCGAGGATTCAACACTTTGTACTCCAAGATTTCCTCcttcaccaacaacaactggctcgacaagatcatcgACAAACTTGCTCCTTCGGACCCCGATTTCACTGGTAAGCTGTGGGAGACCCACAAGCTGTCTCTGGTGGACGGCAAGCCCATCCAACCCCTGACCCTAGGTCTGTTCCGGTCCGACTACATGATTGACCAGAAGGACGGCAACCTGACCCCCAAGCAGGTCGAGTTCAACACCGTGTCTGTCTCATTCGGAGGTCTGACCAGCAAGGTGGCTGACCTGCACAGATACCTGGCAGCCACGGGGGCTTACGGAGACGATGCCAAGTTTGATCTGGACGACATTCCTCGCTCTAACTCGATTTCTGAGCTTGCAAACGGTCTGGCTCAAGCCCACAAGGCATATGTTGCACAAAACGGCGCGCAGAAATCAAAAACCGCAGTGCTGGCGGTCGTGGAGAAGCACGAGAAGAATGCCATCGATCAGCGGCATCTAGAGTACCAGCTTTGGGACAACCACGGCATTGTCACCCATCGAGTCAGCATGTtggaggccaccaaggtgACTGAAATCAGGGATCTGGATGGAGTTTCTAGACTCTACTACAACGACGCCGAGGTCTCTGTGGTCTACTTCCGGGAGGGCTACTCGCCTGACCACTTCCCTACCCAGGCTCATTGGGACGCCAGATTGtatctggagaagaacagGGCCATCAAATGTCCTTCTGTGTACACCCAGCTTGCTGGCGCCAAGAAGGTGCAGCAGATTCTCACAGACAAGtccgagctgctcaaaTTCGTGTCCGAAAAGGACATTGGGCCTCTGGTGAACACGTTTGTTGAAATTCTGCCTCTTGGAGAGGATTCTGAGGGCGGTAAGCGCGCGGAGCAGCTGGCCAGGACTGAACCTGAACGGTTTGTGCTCAAGCCACAGcgagagggaggaggaaacAACATCTACAAGCAGGACATTCCCGGGTTCCTGGAAAAGCTGCCCAAAAACGAGTGGTCCGCTTACATTCTCATGGAGCTCATTAATCCTCCTGTGATCCAGAACCACATTTTGCGAAAGGGCGAGCTTTTCACCGGAGACACTCTTTCCGAGCTCGGTGTTTTTGGAACTGTGCTGTGGAACTCTGAGAACGGCGAGATTCTGCATAACGACACCACCGGCTGGCTGCTCAGAACCAAGCTGGAGTCCAGTAACGAGGGAGGCGTTGCTGCCGGTTTTGGCTGCATTGATGGTGTTTACCTTGTGGATTAG
- a CDS encoding uncharacterized protein (Compare to YALI0C17853g, weakly similar to uniprot|Q04347 Saccharomyces cerevisiae YMR014w, similar to Saccharomyces cerevisiae BUD22 (YMR014W); ancestral locus Anc_2.561), with the protein MNIVKLKPSTLVHENNEMVKRKRENLLGKLDKLQAAGDPEKARLGATKEYLEGMQIVKKAKLHQNPDLQLEEEKVDENAVLEVQRKIASNKLHFGDKELVRALKIAQKSEVQKNSKKISALESGEELKGRGSKDVTVESLQSEIDMLNKMELEQLAKIVAIRTLQKVYTGEDKKTPQWLPEWFLDESSDRMAEFKTFREAATREEINLHTRMTAQKGVRTAVEQYTKRLDKALGDIDEKEVKRDAAEKRERAVEKGDKKADKKEGKIEKPKDEKTKAEKTKAEKTKAEKTKTETDEYGQEKLANMDVSDAESDDGFFENSAAQFSDDDEETFPQMSMATGYISGSDDEDIDNDKVVKGATKKERKNRRGQAARQRIWELKYGSQANHLKKQRQERYEKSQQLQREWEEREAKRQERRNKMSQEERDAEDERQRRKKLGLRPEPKQHRDDSGPLHPSWQAKKAQSNVSFAGKKVVFGEDTSSAAPAKPKGPAKDDEGPLHPSWAAKKAQSASTAFAGKKMTF; encoded by the coding sequence ATGAACATTGTGAAATTGAAACCGTCTACACTAGTCCACGAGAACAACGAAATGGTCAAACGAAAGAGAGAAAACCTGCTGGGTAAGCTGGACAAGCTGCAAGCTGCCGGAGACCCCGAAAAGGCCCGGCTGGGCGCCACAAAGGAGTACCTGGAGGGCATGcagattgtcaagaaggccaagcttCATCAGAACCCCGATCttcagctggaggaggaaaaagtGGATGAAAATGCCGTTCTGGAAGTCCAGCGGAAGATTGCCAGCAACAAGCTGCATTTCggcgacaaggagctggtgaGAGCGCTGAAAATCGCGCAGAAGAGCGAGGTGCAGAAGAACTCCAAGAAAATTTCGGCTTTGGAGAGCGGagaggagctcaagggtCGTGGATCGAAGGATGTGACGGTTGAAAGTCTGCAGAGCGAGATTGATatgctcaacaagatggaactggagcagctggccaagattgTGGCTATTCGAACGCTGCAAAAGGTGTACACTGgagaggacaagaagactcCTCAGTGGCTTCCCGAGTGGTTCTTGGATGAGTCTAGCGATCGAATGGCGGAGTTTAAGACATTCCGAGAGGCTGCTACTCGCGAGGAGATTAATTTGCATACTCGAATGACTGCCCAAAAGGGCGTTCGAACTGCTGTTGAGCAGTACACCAAGCGTCTTGACAAGGCTCTCGGAGATattgacgagaaggaggtgaaaAGAGATGCTGCcgagaagagagaaagagcAGTTGAAAAGGGGGATAAAAAGGCCGACAAGAAAGAAGGCAAGATtgagaagcccaaggatgagaagaccaaggctgagaagaccaaggctgagaagaccaaggctgagaagaccaagactgAGACCGACGAGTATGGACAAGAGAAGCTCGCAAATATGGACGTCTCCGACGCCGAGTCCGACGACGGGTTCTTTGAGAACTCCGCAGCCCAGTTTtctgacgacgatgaggagaCCTTCCCGCAGATGTCAATGGCTACAGGTTACATTTCAGGctcggacgacgaggatatcgacaacgacaaggtggtcaagggagcaaccaagaaggagcgaaAGAACCGACGAGGTCAGGCCGCGCGACAGCGAATCTGGGAGCTCAAATACGGCTCGCAGGCCAACCATCTTAAAAAGCAGCGCCAGGAGCGGTACGAAAAgagccagcagctgcagagaGAGTGGGAGGAGCGAGAAGCCAAGCGTCAGGAGCGACGGAACAAAATGTCACAAGAGGAGCGAGATGCCGAGGACGAGCGACAACGACGCAAGAAGCTGGGTCTCCGTCCCGAGCCCAAGCAGCATAGAGACGACTCTGGCCCCTTGCATCCCTCCTGGCAAGCCAAGAAGGCACAGTCCAACGTGTCTTTTGCAGGTAAGAAGGTTGTGTTTGGCGAAGATAcgtcttctgctgctcctgccaAGCCCAAGGGTCccgccaaggacgacgagggTCCTCTGCATCCTTCGTGGGCTGCTAAGAAGGCCCAGTCGGCCTCAACCGCCTTCGCAGGCAAGAAAATGACCTTTTAA
- a CDS encoding uncharacterized protein (Compare to YALI0C17875g, similar to Saccharomyces cerevisiae CCW14 (YLR390W-A); ancestral locus Anc_4.251, weakly similar to uniprot|O13547 Saccharomyces cerevisiae YLR390wa: covalently-linked cell wall protein 14 precursor (Inner cell wallprotein)) yields the protein MSPALLILVLVALVSALAPPACLLACVGRETQKQTQCSSLNQIRCICRTLSSQIGSCLHELCSSHVHKAVDRFTGTCHEFGVTEAIQEEIVDGNMGHGGADMNYSSAFSSSADYGSTTRHEPDPSPTIMPSTTNEPTITPTAEVTAEATMGNTTTHQDFSHSSLVRGTTTTTTFLPTVRVTSYVETTETLAAVTVTPSPRVIATTRPSASNQALVLSSVSPVYILFCVIIIIYK from the coding sequence ATGAGTCCGGCTCTGCTcatccttgtccttgttgcGCTCGTGTCAGCCCTGGCGCCTCCCGCGTGTCTGTTGGCCTGTGTGGGCAGAGAGAcccagaaacagacccagtgctcttctctcaacCAAATCCGCTGCATCTGTCGAACACTGTCTTCTCAAATCGGTTCTTGTCTGCACGAGCTTTGCTCTTCCCACGTCCACAAGGCAGTAGACAGGTTCACAGGCACTTGCCATGAGTTTGGAGTGACAGAGGCGATTCAAGAGGAGATAGTTGATGGTAACATGGGACATGGCGGAGCTGATATGAACTACAGTTCAGCATTCTCTAGTTCTGCAGATTACGGCTCAACTACTCGCCACGAGCCCGACCCAAGCCCTACAATCATGCCTTCAACTACAAATGAACCAACTATCACCCCGACGGCTGAAGTCACCGCGGAGGCCACAATGGGAAATACAACCACCCACCAAGACTTCAGTCACTCGTCTTTAGTCCGCGgcacaactacaacaacgacattcCTACCCACCGTGAGAGTCACGTCGTACGTCGAAACTACAGAGACACTGGCAGCAGTAACCGTGACTCCTAGTCCTCGAGTTATCGCCACCACTCGGCCTTCTGCTTCAAACCAAGCTCTCGTGCTCAGCTCCGTGTCGCCCGTGTATATCCTGTTTTGTGTCATTATCATTATCTATAAATAA
- a CDS encoding uncharacterized protein (Compare to YALI0C17897g, some similarities with uniprot|P38263 Saccharomyces cerevisiae YBR105c VID24 required for vacuolar import and degradation of FBP1P): MPSNYKRDWAVEHPKSSKRERRGVTQVQETSLPTAATAATADTDEDADEDTAVMCTYDSNNHTTFFTQRVIPSVMSSYLRAGSQFVGTQVSKSQKHAVNVEIKYVDMANYFLCGYFRIQGLDGANTDLTTYFEGEIIGPKYSFYTRRPEWGAKEKTDLTHWGRFPPWRHIQKQAMDPDYVHEDFDKLDHIYMRWKECFLVPEEQTIQASYAGFYYICFNQVEGKINGLYYHDSAVKFQELSLSPVDGPLCFQSFEFA; encoded by the coding sequence ATGCCCTCCAACTACAAACGAGACTGGGCGGTCGAGCACCCCAAGTCGTCCAAACGAGAAAGGCGCGGGGTCACCCAAGTCCAAGAGACCAGCTTACCGACGGCAGCAACGGCAGCAACGGCGGACACGGACGAGGACGCAGACGAAGATACCGCCGTCATGTGCACCTACGACAGCAATAACCACACAACGTTTTTCACCCAGCGAGTCATCCCCAGTGTCATGTCTTCGTACCTCCGAGCAGGATCGCAGTTTGTGGGCACCCAGGTGTCCAAGAGCCAGAAGCATGCGGTCAACGTGGAAATCAAGTACGTGGACATGGCCAACTACTTTCTGTGTGGCTACTTCCGGATCCAGGGTCTGGACGGAGCAAATACAGACCTCACCACATACTTTGAGGGAGAAATAATCGGGCCCAAGTACTCCTTCTACACCCGCCGACCCGAGTGGGGAGCCAAGGAAAAAACAGACCTGACCCACTGGGGTCGGTTCCCGCCCTGGAGACACATTCAAAAACAGGCCATGGACCCGGACTACGTGCATGAGGACTTTGACAAGCTGGACCACATTTACATGCGGTGGAAGGAGTGTTTTCTGGTGCCCGAGGAGCAGACCATCCAGGCGTCCTACGCCGGATTCTACTACATTTGCTTCAACCAGGTCGAGGGCAAGATTAACGGTCTGTACTATCACGATAGCGCCGTCAAGTTCCAGGAGCTGAGTCTCAGTCCGGTCGACGGGCCGCTTTGTTTCCAGTCTTTCGAGTTTGCCTAG
- a CDS encoding uncharacterized protein (Compare to YALI0C17919g, no similarity): protein MIHYSCISSKPGYWRSIIHMISFPCASWLRVSVSWRLLISFSLLACLCHAITTSYQSYRIIKSRYSTGTSTVLYTVGAPTVAVRKITRHDRMTLSDSWLARDCLVVGLTSLAVARSVPVQQRAQRGSTHPPPPPLDLHPSLRLMRSVSPPMHSVRYLAFRVCGDGRPVLRAEEASIKYRKRESRVEGKMWTFRIGSSHREGCGNGVERAREGRGNSFCGTCWCHVTGD, encoded by the exons atgatcCATTACAGCTGTATATctagtaagccgggttacTGGCGTTCAATAATACACATGATATCGTTTCCGTGCGCGTCTTG GCTGCGTGTCTCGGTGAGTTGGAGGCTGCTAATCTCGTTTTCGCTTCTTGCTTGTCTCTGTCACGCGATCACGACTAGTTATCAATCGTATCGTATCATCAAATCCAGGTACAGCACCGgcacgagtacagtactgtacactgtaggAGCACCCACTGTGGCTGTGAGAAAAATCACACGACACGACAGGATGACTCTGTCTGACTCGTGGCTGGCCCGTGACTGCCTCGTAGTTGGGCTAACATCTCTGGCCGTGGCCCGCTCGGTTCCAGTTCAGCAGCGTGCTCAACGTGGCTCTAcacaccctcctcctcctcctctggATCTCCACCCCTCATTGCGCCTAATGAGGAGCGTCTCCCCTCCCATGCACTCAGTGCGCTATCTGGCCTTCAGAGTTTGCGGTGATGGCAGACCAGTTTTGCGGGCCGAGGAAGCGTCGATAAAGTATAGAAAGAGAGAGTCGAGAGTAGAAGGCAAAATGTGGACGTTTCGGATTGGTTCAAGCCACAGAGAAGGGTGCGGGAATGGTGTGGAAAGGGCGCGGGAAGGGCGCGGGAATAGTTTCTGCGGAACATGTTGGTGTCATGTGACCGGTGACTAA